A genomic region of Zygotorulaspora mrakii chromosome 7, complete sequence contains the following coding sequences:
- the DNL4 gene encoding DNA ligase (ATP) DNL4 (similar to Saccharomyces cerevisiae DNL4 (YOR005C); ancestral locus Anc_6.18): MEQLAPQAEACLEGPKNFSPSPDFVWLCEELFKKLDNVQIERKQHYSGSKPVSVRYYEVINNFVNLWRSTVGTDIFPALVLILPYRDKRIYNIKDYTLVKAICRYLKLPKNSVTERRLLRWKKKASRGIRLSDFCVEEIKKRKRESSKKCRITIDKLNEFLDKLAEERGTKGRGYVGVIESTAFKYCLENMSYMELKYLFDIILKSRVIGGQEHKFLNCWHPDAEDYLSVVSDLKLVASKLWDPNFRLKNDDLSVNIGYAFVPHLAKKLSISYDKICKKLAYDFYIEEKMDGERIQLHYQDYGMKLKFYSRRGFDYTYLYGESIKGGTISPFLKLTKNVKECVLDGEMVTFDLERNTVLPFGLVKSSAKNALSPEGICTSGYRPLFMVLDLIYLNGISITKLPLHQRKVYLRQILTPHPNIVNILPYIRCSDSESIKKSLQTAITMGSEGIILKRYNSKYSFGARNDNWLKVKPEYLEQFGENMDLLVIGRTPGKKDSLMCGLAVFEEEEISDAMREMQQIVNLDTDSEDIEEEHERKKKIKGFVSFCVIANGISQEEFKEIDRRTRGFWKKTEEINPPPLLKFGTKVPEEWIEPQNSVVLEIKARSLDNTESSGRKFKAGCTLYGGYCRGIRLDKDWTTAYSLSELYQERRSKSSAYGQSAKQTLLKPKRARKSNIALSIGMKLDDDEAYKRNLDIFRGLYFYILSDCVDIWSKRRITKEQLGAYVVQNGGVLINNLINKHNTESSYRIISSRCTTECNLLAERGYDIINPRWILDCISYETLVKIEPRHCYKVSNDLMKVAKCRADNLGDSYEIFVSQNGLDSLIDFAVSFDNMKEVKFHTDSEIQKIPLFLLSGRVVYVPPIPYSEDEVTNGIIDRIKAFGGKTTQNISSCNLIITPDANAEEKASIIKKIRLELSFLDENSGYPPKIPFIVAGEWLFKSIENGFQLPEEDFGVF, encoded by the coding sequence ATGGAGCAGTTGGCACCTCAAGCTGAGGCATGTTTGGAAGGACCgaagaatttttcaccGTCCCCAGACTTCGTGTGGCTTTGTGAAGAACTATTCAAAAAGCTTGATAATGTACAAATAGAGCGCAAACAACACTACAGCGGTTCCAAGCCTGTATCAGTGCGATACTATGAGGTAATAAACAACTTTGTCAATTTATGGAGGAGCACAGTTGGTACTGATATTTTCCCTGCTCTCGTACTTATATTACCTTATCGGGACAAAAGGATTTACAACATAAAGGATTACACTCTTGTAAAGGCTATCTGCAGGTACTTGAAGCTTCCGAAAAATTCAGTGACAGAGAGGAGACTGCTTAgatggaagaaaaaagctTCAAGAGGTATTAGACTGTCTGATTTCTGTGTGGAAGAGattaaaaagagaaagcGGGAATCTAGCAAGAAATGTCGTATCACAATCGATAAACTTAATGAATTCCTAGACAAACTTGCTGAAGAGCGTGGCACTAAAGGAAGAGGTTACGTGGGAGTGATTGAATCTACTGCattcaaatattgtttAGAAAATATGTCTTATATGGAGCTCAAGTATCTCTTTGATATTATTTTAAAAAGTAGAGTAATTGGAGGGCAGGAGCATAAGTTTTTAAATTGTTGGCATCCAGACGCGGAAGATTACCTCAGTGTCGTATCTGACTTAAAACTTGTGGCAAGCAAACTTTGGGATCCTAATTTtcgtttgaaaaatgatgacTTGAGCGTTAATATAGGATATGCTTTCGTGCCTCATTTGGCCAAAAAACTCTCGATCTCCTACGacaaaatttgcaaaaaattggctTATGACTTCTATAtagaggaaaaaatggatggCGAACGAATCCAATTACATTACCAGGATTACGGCATGAAACTCAAATTTTATAGCCGCCGTGGATTTGACTATACGTACCTTTACGGTGAAAGCATAAAAGGAGGAACAATTTCCCCTTTCTTGAAGCTTACTAAAAATGTGAAAGAATGTGTGCTGGATGGCGAAATGGTAACTTTTGACCTTGAACGCAATACTGTGTTACCTTTTGGATTAGTTAAAAGTAGTGCCAAAAACGCTTTGAGTCCCGAAGGAATCTGCACATCTGGCTATAGGCCCCTTTTTATGGTACTTGATCTGATATATCTTAATGGTATAAGCATTACCAAACTACCGTTGCACCAACGTAAGGTTTATTTACGTCAGATATTAACACCGCATCCAAACATTGTGAATATTCTTCCATATATCCGATGCTCTGATTCAGaatcaattaaaaaatctCTTCAGACTGCCATAACAATGGGATCAGAAGGAATAATTCTCAAGCGAtataattcaaaatatagCTTCGGAGCTCGAAATGATAATTGGCTAAAGGTAAAACCTGAATATCTAGAGCAGTTTGGTGAAAACATGGATTTGCTTGTAATTGGAAGAACACCTGGGAAGAAAGACTCTCTGATGTGTGGTTTAGCTgtctttgaagaagaagaaatttcCGATGCAATGAGGGAAATGCAGCAGATTGTCAATTTGGATACCGATTCCGAAGATATAGAAGAGGAACACGAacggaagaagaagatcaaaGGATTTGTTTCGTTCTGTGTTATTGCCAATGGTATTTCTCAGGAAGAATTTAAGGAAATCGACAGAAGAACGAGAggattttggaaaaaaacagaagAGATTAATCCTCCAcctttattgaaatttgggACCAAAGTACCAGAAGAATGGATCGAGCCTCAAAATTCTGTGGTTCTTGAAATTAAAGCAAGATCTTTAGATAATACGGAGTcaagtggaagaaaattcaaagctGGTTGTACGTTATACGGAGGATACTGTAGGGGAATAAGATTAGATAAAGATTGGACTACCGCATATAGTTTGTCGGAGCTATATCAGGAGAGAAGAAGCAAATCTAGTGCTTACGGACAGAGTGCTAAACAGACTCTTCTCAAACCAAAAAGAGCGCGGAAAAGTAATATTGCTCTTTCGATAGGAATGAAGctagatgatgatgaagctTATAAGAGGAATCTTGACATATTTCGAGGGTTGTATTTTTATATACTATCTGACTGTGTTGATATTTGGAGTAAAAGACGTATAACGAAAGAGCAACTGGGAGCTTATGTAGTGCAGAATGGAGGCGTACTaatcaacaatttgatAAACAAACACAATACTGAAAGTAGCTATCGCATAATCAGTAGCAGGTGTACGACCGAATGCAATTTGTTGGCTGAAAGAGGTTACGATATTATTAATCCTCGCTGGATTTTAGATTGTATTAGCTATGAAACCCTGGTTAAGATAGAACCGCGACATTGTTACAAAGTATCTAATGATTTGATGAAGGTGGCAAAATGCAGGGCGGATAATCTTGGCGACAGCTACGAGATATTCGTTTCCCAAAACGGATTAGACAGCCTTATAGATTTCGCAGTTAGCTTCGATAACATGAAAGAAGTCAAATTTCATACAGATTCTGAAATACAAAAGATTCCACTTTTTCTGCTTAGTGGCAGAGTTGTTTATGTCCCTCCAATACCTTATAGTGAGGATGAGGTTACCAATGGTATAATAGATAGGATTAAGGCATTTGGGGGCAAAACGACCCAAAATATCTCATCATGTAATTTAATAATAACTCCCGATGCCAATGCTGAAGAGAAGGCTAGtattatcaagaaaatacGGTTGGAATTATCGTTTTTGGATGAAAATAGTGGCTATCCTCCAAAGATTCCATTTATTGTTGCTGGAGAGTGGCTTTTTAAgtcaattgaaaatggattcCAATTACCTGAAGAAGACTTCGGGGTTTTCTGA
- the TSR3 gene encoding ribosome biogenesis protein TSR3 (similar to Saccharomyces cerevisiae YOR006C; ancestral locus Anc_6.19) has translation MAKGKNKSLEDRGGRPSKGSNGHSSRQNHRHMELKRNGNIETKFPVKLAMWDFDHCDPKKCSGKKLERLGMIKSLRVGEKFQGIVVSPNGTDVVCPDDKEIVEKHGASVVECSWARLDEVPFNKIGGRHERLLPYLVAANQVNYGRPWKLNCVEALAACFAIVGRVDWASELLSHFSWGPVFLELNKDLLEIYQKCTNSTSVKEAEASWLEKLELEIQERKAQSKDEDIWLTGNVNRQMNQLYISDDEKEGEEEDELSDKSKSIHYDSLGNVINLNSEDDGSNHEQLENVKYDLLGNII, from the coding sequence atggcaaaaggaaagaataAGAGCTTGGAAGATCGAGGTGGTAGACCTAGTAAAGGATCCAATGGTCACAGCTCGAGACAGAATCATCGGCACATGGAGTTAAAGCGCAATGGAAATATAGAGACAAAATTTCCAGTTAAACTAGCCATGTGGGACTTTGACCACTGCgatccaaaaaaatgcagTGGTAAAAAGCTCGAAAGGTTAGGAATGATTAAATCACTACGAGtaggtgaaaaatttcaaggcATAGTTGTCTCACCGAATGGAACTGACGTCGTATGCCCCGATGACAAGGAGATCGTCGAAAAGCACGGCGCATCTGTCGTAGAGTGTTCCTGGGCAAGACTAGATGAAGTTCccttcaacaaaattgGTGGCAGACATGAACGTCTATTACCCTATCTGGTTGCTGCAAATCAAGTCAACTATGGTAGGCCGTGGAAACTAAACTGTGTCGAGGCATTGGCAGCTTGCTTTGCAATTGTTGGCAGAGTGGATTGGGCATCTGAACTACTTTCACATTTTTCCTGGGGCCCGGTATTTCTGGAACTCAATAAAGATCTATTGGAAATCTATCAGAAGTGCACGAATTCGACGTCCGTGAAAGAAGCAGAAGCATCATGGCTCGAAAAGCTGGAACTTGAAATTCAAGAGCGCAAAGCTCAGTCGAAAGACGAGGACATCTGGCTGACAGGGAATGTTAATAGACAGATGAACCAGCTTTATATATCTGACGACGAGAAggaaggagaagaagaggaCGAATTGTCTGACAAGTCGAAGAGTATTCACTACGATTCCTTGGGAAACGTCATAAATCTCAATAGTGAAGACGACGGATCGAACCATGAACAGCTGGAAAATGTCAAATACGATTTGCTTGGTAACATTATATAA
- a CDS encoding uncharacterized protein (similar to Saccharomyces cerevisiae YML002W; ancestral locus Anc_6.20) yields MSFSIRVMPYHLPVLLNPLVNAVFNCPDPHNSSLKKLFLKLASEDFILVVPSNDKLLNYEDLESGSFLRELCYTFDFVASHILLVDQPSKSENVVASQQIEFRTLNGKKIIARPQNRMLLTADGFNDMRRHRILNIEILTNFNDYLIGSDRIPLIHVEEPLCGSIVRQENLTNVGDFKSTKEQASLSEQRALRSRQTFDNIIRVHPNWKHKFNLLFQKYRSETPSIDSSEALFHEIINESFELMRKDALFTPFPNLRDLLYRYVEVNLYDDVWVRLTNHFRASELDIAGLQHLSLDRLESDLYLEKFEKFQLKNVVAMEKNILLAINSFSRLSVSHTYAEKSVVLIETLQSLSRSNSRMENDVDSPVAMDADSLLSFFVLVVCRTQVKNLKSHLYYLQKFAPDDTAGKFGLLGYALSTLEAVVCHFEDLRGTSRLESLKNSCVTTQKLIQTVTDGDKRNFTDMKKYEGCLRYRSLEGESLISLCIIHGKNEDLVELLRNEKAFPLEDILEDENLDGCTLLVQALTHGNLFAAYTIIDIILNSCTLQEIVKYINKPDSHNRTVAHYLTHEMNILRSIGSYIDWRYKDSNGQTPLFTIFRSYDQANYQEMVIASYQCTRKWYEMKDMKFHFNHHEDNKGNTLLHILKRSARFLLESRSIDVNAANKKGLTPLMVFAKYNRLENVKAILADGRVLVWKAQLPGYLTCFDYAKNPIVLHELAKRSAVNSSLGLALVHSLKQESAKWMLHVTVRLEQNSNYETVRLPIRVIQSVFRILSKKFQMSFVPLEETFEKLLKLGKMRLSPVGKLESLHINSMLTECMNALIHIGELKQNIMLDESNLTVWIRQQSKKQSSISGYENSNKNMEPEEMNILQSFLRFNEAELLSVRSKLQVLKKLAIFTHLKSQDVSEAYLLFAKYSREYLGEFVARGLCFSHEYWGVGDSSMLILIQAIDFLYCCTDKLCRHIYQVLQVSIPKWWKLYSELLELHKQYSQNFPHLVKPDLPSNEDGILNKLLEGKRANFEKRLSENIIGCRRILHELGNGIRYAHEQLAEELSKYMDFRGKFLVEGIIKKWVAEHIKVLKEHVIQMERV; encoded by the coding sequence ATGTCTTTTAGCATACGTGTTATGCCTTATCATCTTCCGGTTTTACTAAATCCATTGGTCAATGCAGTCTTCAATTGCCCAGATCCTCACAACTCGAGTTTAAAGAAGCTTTTTCTCAAACTTGCTAGTGAAGACTTCATTTTGGTAGTTCCGAGCAACGATAAGTTGCTTAACTACGAAGATCTAGAATCTGGATCTTTTCTACGTGAGCTATGTTATACATTTGACTTTGTTGCTTCACATATCCTGCTTGTGGATCAACCATCAAAGAGTGAGAATGTTGTAGCGTCTCAACAGATAGAGTTTCGTACACTGAACggtaaaaaaatcatcGCGAGACCACAGAATCGTATGCTACTTACTGCTGATGGTTTTAATGATATGAGACGACACAGAATTTTAAATATAGAAATTTTAACAAACTTTAACGATTATCTGATTGGATCCGATAGAATTCCACTTATTCATGTTGAGGAACCTTTATGTGGAAGCATTGTACGGCAAGAAAATTTGACAAACGTTGGTGATTTCAAGAGCACTAAAGAACAAGCTTCATTGTCTGAACAAAGAGCTTTAAGAAGTCGCCAAACATTCGACAATATAATAAGAGTTCATCCCAACTGGAAACATAAATTCAATCtacttttccaaaaatacAGAAGTGAAACTCCTAGTATTGACTCAAGTGAGGCCCTATTTCATGAGATAATCAATGAGTCCTTTGAGCTCATGCGCAAAGATGCTTTATTTACACCATTTCCTAATTTGCGTGACCTTCTTTACCGCTATGTGGAAGTTAATCTCTATGATGACGTATGGGTACGACTGACGAATCATTTTAGAGCCTCAGAGCTTGATATTGCGGGCTTACAACATTTGTCATTGGATCGTCTTGAAAGCGACTTATACCtcgaaaagtttgaaaagttcCAGTTAAAGAACGTAGTCGctatggaaaaaaatatattgcTTGCTATAAACTCCTTTAGTCGTCTTAGTGTATCTCACACTTACGCAGAAAAATCTGTTGTACTAATTGAGACGCTGCAAAGTCTTTCTAGATCTAATTCTAGGATGGAAAATGATGTTGATTCTCCAGTAGCGATGGATGCTGATTCTTTGCTAAGCTTTTTTGTGTTGGTCGTTTGTCGAACACAAGTGAAGAATCTGAAAAGCCATCTCTACTACTTGCAGAAGTTCGCACCAGATGATACCGCTGGGAAATTTGGTCTTCTCGGATATGCTCTGTCGACTCTGGAAGCTGTAGTGTGTCACTTTGAAGACCTAAGAGGAACTAGCCGATTGGAGAGCCTCAAAAATTCTTGTGTGACAACTCAAAAGCTGATACAAACTGTGACGGATGGCGATAAGAGGAATTTTACAGATATGAAGAAATATGAGGGATGTTTGAGATACAGATCACTTGAAGGGGAATCACTGATTTCTCTATGCATAATTcatggaaaaaatgaagatctGGTGGAGCTTCTGAGAAATGAGAAGGCTTTCCCACTCGAGGATATTCTGGAAGATGAGAATCTTGATGGGTGTACGCTTCTGGTGCAAGCACTTACACATGGTAATCTTTTCGCAGCGTATACTattattgatattattcTTAATTCGTGTACGTTGCAGGAAATAGTAAAGTACATCAATAAACCTGATTCTCATAATAGGACTGTTGCGCATTACCTGACGCATGAGATGAACATCTTAAGAAGTATAGGGAGCTACATTGATTGGAGATACAAGGATTCTAATGGACAGACACCTCTTTTTACAATTTTCAGAAGTTATGATCAGGCAAACTATCAAGAGATGGTGATTGCGTCTTACCAATGTACAAGGAAATGGTATGAGATGAAGGATATGAAATTCCATTTTAATCATCATGAGGACAACAAAGGGAATACCCTGTTGCATATATTGAAGAGAAGCGCCAGGTTCCTGCTAGAGAGTAGGTCCATTGATGTTAATGCCGCAAACAAGAAGGGTCTAACACCTCTGATGGTTTTTGCTAAGTACAATAGATTAGAGAATGTCAAAGCCATTCTTGCTGATGGAAGAGTACTGGTATGGAAAGCTCAACTTCCCGGTTATTTAACATGCTTCGACTACGCTAAAAACCCGATAGTCCTGCATGAGCTGGCAAAAAGATCTGCAGTCAATTCTTCACTTGGTCTCGCCCTGGTTCACTCTTTGAAACAGGAGAGTGCTAAATGGATGCTCCATGTCACTGTCAGGTTAGAACAAAATAGCAATTACGAAACTGTAAGGCTTCCAATAAGAGTAATACAGAGTGTGTTCCGCATACTAtctaaaaaatttcaaatgagTTTCGTGCCTCTGGAAGAaacatttgaaaagctaCTGAAACTGGGTAAAATGAGACTTTCTCCTGTGGGAAAACTTGAATCGCTGCATATCAACAGCATGTTAACGGAATGTATGAATGCTTTAATTCATATCGGAGAgttgaaacaaaatattATGCTAGATGAATCGAATCTAACAGTATGGATTAGACAACAAAGCAAAAAACAGTCCAGTATTTCCGGATATGAGAATAGCAATAAAAACATGGAGCCtgaagaaatgaatatTCTACAAAGTTTCTTGCGTTTCAATGAAGCCGAATTATTATCTGTCAGATCAAAGCTTCAagttttgaagaagttggCAATTTTTACTCATTTAAAGTCACAGGACGTGTCCGAAGCGTATCTTTTGTTTGCAAAATACTCGAGAGAATATCTCGGAGAATTTGTGGCGCGAGGGCTCTGTTTTTCTCATGAGTATTGGGGTGTTGGTGATAGCTCAATGCTAATCTTGATACAGGCAATagattttctttattgCTGCACCGATAAACTATGCAGACATATTTATCAGGTGTTGCAGGTCTCAATACCAAAATGGTGGAAGCTGTACTCTGAACTGCTAGAATTGCATAAGCAGTATTCCCAAAATTTCCCGCACCTTGTGAAACCTGACCTGCCTTCCAATGAAGATGGTATACTAAATAAGTTACTTGAGGGTAAAAGGGCAAATTTCGAGAAGCGGCTCTCGGAAAATATCATTGGTTGCAGGAGAATTCTGCACGAGTTGGGTAATGGCATCAGATATGCACATGAGCAACTAGCAGAAGAATTAAGCAAGTACATGGATTTTCGTGGTAAGTTTCTGGTCGAGggaattatcaaaaaatgggtCGCGGAGCATataaaagttttgaagGAGCATGTTATTCAAATGGAGAGAGTCTAA
- the SGT2 gene encoding Sgt2p (similar to Saccharomyces cerevisiae SGT2 (YOR007C); ancestral locus Anc_6.21) encodes MSDSNKNVASLIIDFLANVVEQKSVSQDAADSLNVAIDCISEAFEVNKDASKSEFGGKSLVELLESASSVNVRGGSTTQGESVEVNIPQEDAETKAEAEALKLKGNKAMASKDYELAIKNYTDAIKILPTNAVYYANRAAAYSSLKDFENAIEDAQSAIKADPSYSKGYSRLGYATFALGRAEEASEAYKKVLDIEGEKASDVMKRDYETAKKKVEQSLDLEKSTEKNTRSAQNESGSAPGGFGDFASMLGGGLGGLLNNPQLMQAAQQMMQNPQAMQQMESMMQNPGIKKMAEGFANGQGAPSMADLMSNPALREMAGGLFGGAGAGAGAGAGAGAGSDVTKTEGPN; translated from the coding sequence ATGTCtgattcaaacaaaaacgTCGCATCTTTGATTATTGACTTTTTAGCCAATGTTGTGGAACAAAAGTCTGTATCACAGGATGCTGCTGACTCTTTAAATGTAGCGATTGATTGTATATCGGAAGCTTTTGAGGTTAACAAGGATGCTTCTAAGTCAGAATTTGGTGGAAAGAGTTTAGTTGAACTGTTAGAATCGGCATCATCCGTCAATGTTCGCGGTGGATCAACAACGCAAGGGGAAAGCGTTGAGGTTAATATACCACAGGAAGATGCTGAGACAAAGGCTGAAGCTGAGGCTCTTAAGTTGAAGGGCAACAAGGCCATGGCTAGCAAAGACTATGAACTCGCTATCAAAAACTATACTGATGCTATCAAGATTTTGCCAACGAATGCCGTTTATTATGCAAATAGGGCTGCAGCATATTCTTCGTTGAAGGACTTTGAGAATGCTATTGAGGATGCCCAATCTGCCATCAAAGCAGATCCTTCATACTCAAAGGGTTATTCAAGGTTAGGTTATGCTACCTTTGCTCTTGGACGAGCAGAGGAGGCTTCAGAGGCTTACAAGAAAGTGCTAGATATTGAGGGTGAAAAAGCCAGTGACGTAATGAAAAGGGATTATGAAACTGCTAAGAAGAAAGTTGAGCAATCGTTAGATTTAGAAAAATCAACCGAAAAGAACACTAGATCAGCACAAAATGAATCTGGTTCGGCTCCCGGCGGATTTGGTGATTTCGCATCAATGTTGGGAGGCGGTCTGGGTGGCCTTTTGAACAATCCTCAATTGATGCAGGCAGCTCAgcaaatgatgcaaaaCCCACAAGCTATGCAGCAAATGGAAAGCATGATGCAAAATCCTGGTATCAAGAAGATGGCTGAGGGTTTCGCTAATGGCCAGGGAGCACCAAGCATGGCCGATTTAATGAGTAATCCTGCCCTAAGAGAGATGGCAGGCGGCTTGTTTGGAGGAGCTGGAGCTGGAGCTGGAGCTGGAGCGGGAGCTGGAGCTGGATCCGATGTTACCAAGACCGAGGGTCCTAATTAG